In a genomic window of Candidatus Anaeroferrophillus wilburensis:
- the holB gene encoding DNA polymerase III subunit delta': MSFRDVLGQSLAVSRLQGMIMAGTLPAALLLTGMEGVGKCFTAFQVAKALNCSHGHGDACDACADCGQISRRVHPDVMLVAAEKNQIKIDQIRELQGYLGYAPLSGSWKVAIIEDVHLLNTAAANALLKTLEEPPDQSLIMLVTHLPQVLLPTVLSRCVVIPFLPLSAKDLGHIVQRLVGDALSGPQQLAQAIALGGGSVSRSLFFLEDNRLQWRDELLFRLCSLTPERLDELFSLAEELSQKSAEAEHAWYVIDTFIRDALLLAACRSAADLFHVGHEKAMKDLLQKIKPDDLLAWRDELIRLQSNRLFNINVRLAWEALLLQFVGQQVSGCV; the protein is encoded by the coding sequence ATGTCTTTTCGTGATGTTTTAGGCCAGTCTCTGGCTGTCTCCCGGTTGCAGGGTATGATCATGGCCGGTACTCTGCCGGCTGCCCTGCTGCTGACCGGAATGGAGGGGGTCGGTAAATGTTTCACCGCTTTCCAGGTGGCCAAGGCATTGAACTGCAGCCATGGTCACGGAGATGCCTGTGATGCTTGTGCCGATTGCGGCCAGATCAGCCGTCGGGTACATCCTGATGTCATGCTGGTGGCGGCGGAAAAAAATCAGATTAAAATCGACCAGATTCGGGAACTGCAGGGTTATCTCGGCTATGCTCCTTTAAGCGGCAGCTGGAAGGTGGCTATCATTGAAGATGTCCATTTGCTGAATACTGCCGCTGCCAACGCTCTCCTGAAAACCCTTGAGGAACCGCCTGATCAGAGCCTGATCATGCTGGTAACCCATCTGCCGCAGGTTTTGCTGCCCACCGTCCTTTCGCGTTGTGTGGTGATTCCTTTTCTGCCATTGTCAGCCAAAGATCTTGGACATATTGTGCAGCGTCTGGTGGGTGATGCTCTGAGTGGACCACAACAGTTGGCACAGGCCATTGCTTTAGGCGGCGGCAGCGTCTCCCGTTCCCTTTTTTTCCTTGAGGACAACCGGCTTCAGTGGCGTGATGAACTGCTTTTCCGCTTATGTTCTTTAACGCCGGAACGGCTGGATGAACTGTTTTCCTTGGCCGAGGAGCTGAGCCAGAAATCGGCCGAAGCCGAGCATGCCTGGTATGTGATCGATACCTTTATTCGCGACGCTTTACTGTTGGCTGCCTGCCGTTCAGCTGCCGATCTTTTCCATGTCGGGCATGAAAAGGCCATGAAAGACCTGCTTCAAAAGATTAAACCTGATGACTTGCTTGCCTGGCGGGACGAGCTTATTCGCTTGCAAAGCAACCGCCTTTTCAATATAAATGTCAGACTGGCTTGGGAGGCATTGCTGCTGCAGTTTGTTGGGCAGCAGGTTTCAGGCTGCGTGTGA
- the tmk gene encoding dTMP kinase, giving the protein MEQQDPGVLISFEGIEGCGKSTQITLAADYLQGQGVDVLLTREPGASVIGAEIRRLLLSPEFSPEVMTELFLYLADRREHVMKVVRPHLERGGLVLIDRYIDSTWVYQGYARSGDCDLIEKLNGLVTEGLEPQCTILFDCPPEMGMQRARERNRVAGIQGAEDRFDQLALDFHQRVRAGFMVLARRHADRFRILDGSRPIRDLHLRVKTILQEFHVFS; this is encoded by the coding sequence ATGGAGCAACAAGACCCTGGAGTACTGATTTCCTTTGAAGGGATTGAAGGGTGTGGCAAGTCCACCCAGATAACGCTAGCGGCCGACTATCTGCAAGGGCAAGGGGTTGATGTGCTCCTGACCCGGGAGCCGGGGGCTTCAGTGATTGGAGCCGAAATCCGCCGTCTTCTCCTGTCTCCGGAATTTTCTCCCGAAGTCATGACCGAACTGTTTCTCTATCTGGCCGATCGCCGGGAGCATGTGATGAAGGTGGTCAGACCTCATTTGGAGCGCGGCGGTCTGGTGCTGATTGACCGCTACATTGATTCCACGTGGGTGTATCAGGGCTATGCCCGCAGTGGAGATTGTGACCTGATTGAAAAACTTAATGGCCTGGTTACTGAAGGCCTCGAACCACAATGCACCATCCTCTTCGATTGCCCGCCGGAAATGGGGATGCAGCGGGCCAGAGAGCGTAACCGGGTTGCCGGGATACAAGGGGCGGAGGATCGTTTTGACCAGTTGGCATTGGATTTTCATCAACGGGTGCGGGCCGGATTCATGGTGCTGGCCCGCCGGCATGCCGATCGTTTCAGGATCCTTGATGGCAGTCGGCCGATTCGGGATCTTCATCTCCGGGTGAAAACTATCCTGCAGGAGTTCCATGTCTTTTCGTGA